One window from the genome of Anolis sagrei isolate rAnoSag1 chromosome 4, rAnoSag1.mat, whole genome shotgun sequence encodes:
- the LOC137096772 gene encoding COP9 signalosome complex subunit 3-like: MPSVPDFETLFSQVQLFISTCNGEHIRYATDTFAGLCHQLTNALVERKQPLRGIGILRQAIDKMQMNTNQLTSIHADLCQLCLLAKCFKPALPYLDVDMMDICKENGAYDAKHFLCYYYYGGMIYTGLKNFERALYFYEQAITTPAMAVSHIMLESYKKYILVSVAKKANGILACINRSIVSRSKEGCKICMI; this comes from the exons ATGCCCAGCGTCCCGGACTTTGAAACATTGTTCTCACAGGTCCAGCTTTTTATCAGCACTTGTAACGGGGAGCACATCCGATATGCCACAGACACTTTTGCTGGCTTGTGTCACCAGTTGACAAATGCTCTTGTGGAACGGAAGCAGCCCTTGCGAGGAATTGGAATTCTCAGGCAAGCCATAGACAAAATGCAGATGAATACCAACCAGCTGACCTCAATACACGCAGATCTATGCCAGCTCTGTTTGTTAGCCAAATGCTTTAAGCCTGCCCTCCCGTATCTAGATGTGGACATGATGGATATCTGTAAAGAGAATGGGGCATACGATGCAAAGCACTTTCTATGTTACTACTACTATGGCGGAATGATATACACTGGGCTCAAGAACTTTGAACGAGCACTCTACTTCTATGAACAGGCTATTACTACTCCTGCCATGGCGGTCAGCCACATTATGCTGGAATCTTACAAAAAATATATCCTAGTttcggtggcaaaaaaagccaatgggattttggcctgcatcaataggagcatagtgtctagatctaaggaa GGTTGCAAGATTTGTATGATCTGA